The following proteins come from a genomic window of Companilactobacillus pabuli:
- a CDS encoding glycosyltransferase family 2 protein, whose translation MENSVCAVIVTYNRLKLLKICLDSVLNQNVEISHIVIINNKSTDGTSDYLNGLDNEKLIIKNMEKNYGGAKGFSKGVEIAFKYTNDDFIWIMDDDTFPDKDALDELLKSSRILKKDFGFLCSNVRWKDGSITNRPQIAKDWGEEVENNLIRVNTATFVSVLLPRNVINGLGIPTAELFIWGDDTEYTTRISSKYPCYFVVKSKVLHYTAKNLSNITILNDSLDRIPRYTYMFRNLIYIDKKYASKKRVFRRFLSEFALIFSIIVHGKDHKILRISAVIKGISKGFFFNPKIQYISK comes from the coding sequence TTGGAAAATAGTGTTTGTGCGGTTATTGTAACTTACAATAGATTGAAACTTTTAAAGATATGTTTGGATAGTGTTTTAAATCAGAATGTAGAAATAAGTCATATCGTCATTATAAATAACAAGAGTACAGATGGTACTAGCGATTATTTGAATGGGTTAGATAATGAGAAATTGATTATAAAAAATATGGAAAAAAATTACGGTGGCGCCAAAGGATTTAGTAAGGGTGTTGAAATTGCATTTAAATACACTAATGATGATTTTATATGGATAATGGATGATGATACTTTTCCAGATAAGGATGCTCTAGACGAACTACTTAAGAGTTCTAGAATATTAAAGAAAGATTTTGGTTTCCTATGTAGTAATGTAAGATGGAAAGATGGATCCATTACCAATCGTCCTCAAATAGCGAAAGATTGGGGTGAGGAAGTGGAAAATAATCTTATACGGGTTAATACTGCAACTTTTGTATCTGTACTTTTGCCTCGTAATGTTATTAATGGTCTGGGTATTCCTACTGCGGAATTATTTATATGGGGGGATGATACTGAATATACAACAAGAATATCTTCAAAATATCCTTGTTACTTTGTTGTAAAGAGTAAAGTTTTACATTATACAGCAAAGAATTTAAGTAATATAACTATATTAAATGATTCTTTAGACAGAATACCAAGATATACTTATATGTTTAGAAATTTGATTTATATTGATAAAAAGTATGCATCTAAAAAAAGAGTTTTTCGAAGATTTCTTAGTGAATTTGCGTTAATTTTTTCAATTATTGTTCATGGTAAGGATCACAAAATTCTTAGAATCAGTGCGGTTATTAAAGGTATTTCAAAAGGTTTTTTCTTTAATCCTAAAATACAATATATTTCTAAGTAA
- the pssD gene encoding PssD/Cps14F family polysaccharide biosynthesis glycosyltransferase codes for MKVCLVGSSGGHLTHLYLLKKFWINEDRFWVTFDKKDANSLLKGEKKYNCYYPTNRNIKNLVKNTFLAFKVLKKEKPDLIISSGAAVAVPFFYVGKLFGAKTVYIEVFDRMDKPTLTGKLVYPITDLFVVQWEEMKKVYPKAINLGGIF; via the coding sequence ATGAAAGTTTGTTTAGTTGGGTCTAGTGGTGGACACTTGACCCATTTATATTTATTAAAGAAATTTTGGATTAATGAAGATAGGTTTTGGGTTACTTTCGATAAAAAAGATGCTAATAGTCTTTTGAAAGGTGAAAAGAAATACAATTGTTATTACCCAACCAATAGAAATATCAAAAACTTAGTAAAAAATACTTTTCTTGCTTTTAAGGTTTTAAAAAAAGAGAAGCCTGATTTGATTATTTCATCCGGTGCAGCTGTTGCCGTTCCATTTTTTTACGTGGGGAAACTATTTGGAGCAAAGACAGTTTATATTGAGGTATTTGATCGAATGGATAAGCCAACTTTAACAGGGAAATTAGTTTATCCTATAACTGATTTGTTTGTGGTTCAATGGGAAGAAATGAAGAAGGTCTATCCTAAAGCTATTAATTTGGGAGGGATATTCTGA
- a CDS encoding acyltransferase has translation MDTKRNSAIELVRILSMFLIILGHFAVSTSWNFSDKSNLILISFIHSFWIGGKLGVNLFVLISGYFLISSKFRRKSFFNVWYTSYFYMVLVLIFAIFMNIGSITYKDIIKTIFLSSSGYLSWFVTAYLLMYLLSPFVNKLLLNLNKKEFRRLLAILILFFSIFNTLFHNPSLSGSNNGDDVVWLLVVYCCGAYIGKYRNDFLKITNKTICLSLITSLAISMASVFMLDYLKQNVSLLANKNNVYDFFIKGFSPLQLFSSICVFILFIKMPYFYSKKINLVSSTAFATYLLHANLLISGWIYNDIVRGYRFENSPIVLIYGVISSIGIFAVCFLISMILRGIFGKLNKKIINRISNLKIWNWFDSIL, from the coding sequence TTGGATACGAAAAGAAATTCGGCTATAGAGCTAGTGAGAATATTAAGTATGTTTTTGATTATTCTAGGCCATTTTGCTGTTTCTACAAGTTGGAATTTTTCTGATAAAAGTAATTTAATATTAATATCTTTTATTCATTCCTTTTGGATAGGCGGTAAATTAGGTGTAAATTTATTTGTATTGATCAGTGGGTATTTTCTGATTTCTTCTAAATTTAGAAGAAAATCTTTTTTTAATGTTTGGTATACGTCTTATTTTTATATGGTGTTGGTTTTAATATTTGCGATTTTTATGAATATTGGATCAATAACATATAAGGATATAATTAAAACAATATTTTTATCTTCATCGGGATATCTTAGCTGGTTTGTAACAGCATATCTTTTGATGTACTTATTATCACCATTCGTAAATAAATTATTACTAAATTTGAATAAAAAAGAATTTAGAAGATTGTTGGCAATACTGATATTGTTCTTCTCTATATTTAATACATTATTTCATAATCCATCTTTAAGTGGATCAAATAATGGGGATGATGTGGTTTGGTTGTTAGTTGTCTATTGTTGTGGAGCTTATATTGGAAAATATAGAAATGATTTTCTTAAAATTACAAATAAAACTATTTGTCTGTCTCTTATAACCTCATTGGCTATATCTATGGCGTCAGTATTTATGCTTGATTATCTCAAACAAAATGTTTCTTTACTGGCAAATAAAAATAATGTGTACGACTTTTTTATTAAAGGTTTTAGTCCCTTACAATTGTTTTCCTCGATATGTGTATTCATTTTATTTATAAAAATGCCATATTTCTATAGCAAAAAAATAAATCTTGTATCTTCTACTGCTTTTGCGACTTATTTACTTCATGCTAATCTTCTAATTAGCGGTTGGATTTATAATGATATTGTTCGTGGATATAGGTTTGAAAATTCACCTATAGTTTTGATATATGGTGTAATATCTTCCATAGGTATTTTTGCTGTTTGTTTCTTAATATCTATGATTCTAAGAGGTATATTTGGAAAATTAAATAAAAAGA
- the pssE gene encoding PssE/Cps14G family polysaccharide biosynthesis glycosyltransferase, whose amino-acid sequence MIFVTVGTHEQPFNRLVKKVDEMVKDNLIQDDVFIQTGYSTYEPKYCKWSKFLSFEEMNYYMDNSSTVICHGGPSTFMKSLSLGKRTIVVPRQKKYDEHVNDHQLFFANEVKNKGYNIVLIDDIDDLEKVLSKTDSDNIAFKSNNDKFILEFKKQIRSLM is encoded by the coding sequence ATGATCTTTGTTACTGTGGGAACACATGAGCAACCATTTAATCGTCTGGTAAAAAAAGTGGATGAAATGGTTAAGGATAATCTAATACAAGATGATGTATTTATTCAAACTGGTTATTCGACATATGAACCTAAATACTGTAAATGGAGTAAGTTTTTGTCATTTGAAGAGATGAATTATTATATGGATAATTCATCTACTGTTATATGTCATGGTGGCCCATCTACTTTCATGAAGTCTCTTTCATTGGGTAAAAGAACAATAGTAGTTCCAAGACAAAAAAAATATGATGAGCATGTGAATGATCATCAATTATTTTTTGCAAATGAAGTTAAAAACAAGGGATATAATATAGTACTTATTGATGATATTGATGATTTAGAGAAAGTACTAAGTAAAACTGATTCTGATAATATTGCTTTCAAGTCTAATAATGACAAATTTATTCTAGAATTCAAAAAGCAAATCCGGAGTTTAATGTAA
- a CDS encoding flippase encodes MFYKVIKNYLYNASYQIFILLVPLITTPYLARVLGPTGVGINSYTNSVIQYFILFGSIGVNLYGNRQIAFVRDDSKELSKTFYEVFFMRIITVCISLLAFQVFLLIVNEYKTYYLAQSVSIIAAAFDISWFFMGIENFAVTVIRNLIVKIITLISIFIFVKSYDDLTAYILILSLSLLIGNLTLFPSLHKYVKMPKITSLNIWRHLIPSLVLFVPQIATQVYLVLNKTMLGAMISVQSSGYFDQSDKIIKMVLAIVTATGTVMLPHVANAFAKGNHAKTKEYLYNSFSFVSTIAIPMMFGLMAVSSKFVPLFFTAKFSEVIPIMVIESIVIILIAWSNVIGTQYLLPTNQTKQYTISVIIGALVNLVINVPLIFLWGAMGASYATVLSELTVTLYQLVVIRNQVKYKMLFKDTSKYVISGLVMYVVIYSLDRILKMNWLDLVIEVLLGIFIYIFLLIIFKADILNKLRNFMKK; translated from the coding sequence ATTTTCTACAAGGTTATTAAAAATTACCTTTATAATGCATCGTATCAAATTTTTATATTACTCGTTCCATTAATAACTACTCCATATTTAGCTCGTGTCTTGGGTCCTACAGGAGTAGGGATTAATTCATATACAAATTCTGTTATTCAATATTTTATACTTTTTGGAAGTATTGGAGTTAATTTATATGGCAATAGACAAATTGCATTTGTAAGAGATGATTCTAAGGAATTAAGTAAGACTTTTTATGAAGTTTTTTTTATGAGAATCATCACTGTATGCATATCCCTTTTGGCTTTTCAAGTATTTTTGTTAATAGTCAACGAGTATAAAACTTACTATTTGGCACAGTCGGTTTCAATTATTGCAGCTGCATTTGATATTTCTTGGTTTTTTATGGGCATTGAAAACTTTGCCGTAACTGTCATAAGAAATTTAATTGTTAAAATTATTACATTAATCAGTATCTTTATATTTGTTAAATCATATGATGATTTAACAGCTTATATTCTTATTTTATCGTTATCATTGTTAATAGGAAATTTGACTTTATTTCCCAGTCTTCATAAGTATGTGAAAATGCCCAAAATTACTTCATTAAATATTTGGAGACATTTAATTCCATCTTTGGTTTTGTTCGTTCCTCAAATTGCTACACAAGTATATCTTGTTTTGAATAAAACAATGTTGGGTGCGATGATTTCTGTTCAGTCATCAGGATATTTTGATCAATCTGACAAAATAATTAAAATGGTACTGGCAATTGTTACCGCAACTGGAACTGTTATGTTACCTCATGTGGCCAATGCTTTTGCTAAGGGGAATCATGCAAAGACCAAGGAATATTTGTATAATAGCTTTTCCTTTGTTAGTACTATTGCTATACCGATGATGTTTGGCTTAATGGCAGTGTCTTCTAAATTTGTCCCCTTATTTTTTACGGCTAAATTTAGTGAAGTTATTCCTATAATGGTAATTGAGTCCATTGTAATAATATTAATTGCATGGAGTAATGTTATTGGAACACAGTATTTATTACCAACAAATCAAACAAAGCAATATACTATTTCAGTTATCATTGGAGCCTTAGTAAATTTAGTTATAAATGTACCTCTTATTTTTTTATGGGGGGCAATGGGAGCTTCCTATGCAACAGTACTGTCAGAATTGACAGTAACATTATATCAATTGGTTGTTATTCGTAATCAAGTTAAATATAAAATGTTGTTCAAAGATACCTCGAAATATGTTATATCTGGACTAGTGATGTATGTTGTGATTTATTCTCTAGATAGGATTTTAAAAATGAATTGGTTAGATTTAGTTATAGAAGTGTTGTTAGGAATTTTTATATATATTTTTTTATTGATTATATTTAAAGCTGATATTTTAAATAAATTGAGGAATTTCATGAAAAAATAA
- a CDS encoding LCP family protein produces the protein MHNNRRKKHTLRILSMWFVLLFILGGAAFGVTRYRSVKSAVNSSFAPSGIIKQRDVNSELKNKKPISILLMGIDTDSSVKNYQGNTNSMMILTLNPDTQKSTITSIPRDIAVKKINGSNNDKAATISSAYSVNGTRTAITTVEKLLNVPVDFYALVNMGGMSKAINEVGGVDVTPETSFSFGGYTFTKGVKTHMNGNKAMAYVRSHANDDTTRQGRQRQVLTSLVSQSKSISTLFNQDLIDSVTDQVQTDLTFDQMTTLAKNYSSVGKTTTDDSLKGTAAEVNGQSMETVKNSELQRVTDSIRDNLGLEKATTGNIEYVVTSNANY, from the coding sequence ATGCATAACAATAGAAGAAAAAAGCATACTTTGAGAATTCTTAGTATGTGGTTCGTCTTGCTATTTATCTTAGGTGGGGCAGCATTTGGGGTAACTCGCTATCGTAGTGTGAAAAGTGCTGTTAACAGTTCGTTTGCACCTTCAGGTATTATCAAGCAACGTGATGTTAATTCTGAACTAAAGAATAAGAAACCTATTTCAATTTTATTAATGGGTATTGATACTGATAGTTCAGTTAAGAATTACCAGGGTAATACAAATAGTATGATGATACTAACTTTGAACCCTGATACTCAAAAATCAACTATCACAAGTATTCCACGTGATATCGCTGTTAAGAAGATCAATGGTTCAAACAATGATAAAGCTGCAACAATCAGTTCAGCTTACTCAGTTAATGGTACAAGAACAGCTATTACAACAGTTGAAAAACTATTGAACGTTCCTGTTGACTTCTACGCACTTGTAAATATGGGTGGTATGAGCAAAGCTATTAACGAAGTTGGAGGTGTTGACGTAACACCAGAAACTAGTTTCTCATTCGGTGGCTACACATTCACTAAGGGTGTAAAGACACACATGAATGGAAACAAAGCTATGGCTTACGTTCGTTCACATGCCAACGACGACACAACTCGTCAAGGTCGTCAAAGACAAGTTCTTACTAGCTTAGTTAGCCAAAGTAAGTCAATTTCAACATTGTTCAACCAAGATTTGATTGACTCTGTTACTGATCAAGTTCAAACTGATTTGACATTTGACCAAATGACAACATTGGCTAAGAACTACAGTTCCGTTGGTAAGACAACAACAGATGATTCTCTAAAGGGAACAGCTGCTGAAGTTAATGGTCAAAGCATGGAAACTGTTAAGAACTCAGAATTGCAACGTGTTACAGACTCAATTCGTGATAACCTAGGCTTGGAAAAAGCTACAACAGGTAACATCGAATACGTCGTTACATCAAATGCTAATTACTAA